CTATCTGGAACTGCATATTGAACAGGGTAAGCGCCTGACGGAGGGCGCAACCGATATAGGCGTCGTCACGGCGATGGTGGGGATTCGCTCGTATACGCTGCACTTTTACGGGCAGGCAGCCCATGCAGGCACCACCCCCATGACAGAACGCGCTGATGCCCTGTGGGCAGCAACGGACTTTATGGAACAAGCCCGTCAGCTTGTCATCGAGAAGTATCTACCCGGCGTGATTAATTTCGGTGTCATTCAGGCACATCCCGGCGCGTATAACATCGTGCCAGGAGAAGTCACATTAGCGATGGAGTTCCGGCATGGTAGCGATGAGATGCTGGATGCCATGAATGCCGACCTGCTCGACATCGCCTATACCGTCACCAACACGGACGAACTTTCTGTAACGGCGGAGCGCGGCGGCGACATTCACCCCGCGCCGATGGATGAACGCGTCATCAGCGCCATTGAAACGGCCTGCGAAGAAGCTGACCTTTCAGCGATGAGGTTGCTCAGTTTTGCGGGGCACGATGCCCAGAGCATCGCGCGCGTCGCCCCTGCCGGGATGCTGTTTGTGCCCTCACAAAAAGGCATCAGCCACAATCCAGCGGAATACACCACACCGGATGATATGGTCAACGGGGCCAACGTCATGCTGAACAGCCTGCTGGCTCTCGCCAACCAACTCGCCTGATATATATCAACAAGCGTCAAGTTTATTTACGACAAAAGCCGCCTTTGGCGCGGCTTTTTGTCATTGTTTGTATGGGTCTGCCGGAAGCGACGGGTGTTTATGGCACAGCGTTTTGCATGGCGTTGGATTGGTGATACCATAAAATCATTCAACGACCGTGTATGCATGACTTAGGCGGGACTGTAGCCCTGTATGAATCAAGCTACAATCAACACTATGGAAACAAAAGCCAACATCACCTCACGCGAAATGGGCCAGTGGTTACATACCCAGTACAGCCTGAAGCCGAAGCGCGCCCGTTTTCTGCCGTATGGGGAGTGTGGCTGGGTTTACCTCGTAGAGGCTGATACAAACTACGTGCTCAAGCTGACACAGCCGGGACTCTGCACAGGCAGCGGCTTTAAAGAAAGCATCATCAAAACCCATATGGCCCTGTACTACGATTATGGCATCCGCCAAATCAGCGAGCCGCCCCTGAGAGCCAACAGCGGGCAGTATATCAATCAAT
The Phototrophicus methaneseepsis DNA segment above includes these coding regions:
- a CDS encoding Zn-dependent hydrolase, which encodes MHRINKDRLLADFEALSKFGATVAGGISRPALSEADMAARGWLRQQIEAAGLDYRMDSAGSQYGRLTGEDDTRTLLTGSHLDSVPNGGRYDGALGVLSSLEAIRCIKELGMIPPISLELVNFTDEEGTLLGLFGSRAVIGQLTQQEIDAPRCGKDYLESSLQRAGLTDAGLLQAQRDDIIGYLELHIEQGKRLTEGATDIGVVTAMVGIRSYTLHFYGQAAHAGTTPMTERADALWAATDFMEQARQLVIEKYLPGVINFGVIQAHPGAYNIVPGEVTLAMEFRHGSDEMLDAMNADLLDIAYTVTNTDELSVTAERGGDIHPAPMDERVISAIETACEEADLSAMRLLSFAGHDAQSIARVAPAGMLFVPSQKGISHNPAEYTTPDDMVNGANVMLNSLLALANQLA